The Setaria viridis chromosome 2, Setaria_viridis_v4.0, whole genome shotgun sequence DNA window TACAATGGAGAAAACAGAATGTGTTACATGGGAAGATGGATGGACGACTGTCACTGCTGATGGTAGCTGGGCTGCTCAGTTTGAGCATACCATATTGGTCACTAGGAATGGTGCAGAAATACTGACAAAACTTTGAGTTTATCTCCTGCTGATCCTTGTCAAAATTGAGCCATTACTTTCAAATGAGACGgttctgcagcagcagcagcctccaGCCTAATATCCGAAATATCTACCAAAGTGGTCTAGGTACGCTTCCTTTTTCTTGTTGCGTTTTCAACCATGATTTCTGTCTTGAGCATCCTGATCCTGCACATTAATGCAATACTCATTTAACAGTTTTGAGATCTGTTTGTAGGCCCACATATGGCAAGGTTTTTCCCTATGTAGCGACCGGGCAGGGGATGTGGGGGCACACGACTGCATCTGTTTGTTATTGCTGTTCACCTGCTAGCTGCTGTAGTGATATTGCAGGGTGGAAGTCCTGTCTAACATATTCATCACTAATGAAGCTTATAGGAGATCTGCTGTATATGAAATAGTAGTGTCAGCTGTAGTTCAGTTTGTTACAAGACTGTTCCAAAAATGATAtgggaaaaaaatcatgcaTGATATCTATTGTAGAAGCAAAGTTGCAACCCTTGGTCACAATAAACCTTTCGCCCGGATCTGCCGTTGTGGAATCTATTGCGCTGCACTGTCTGGTAACACAAGTTGCGTTATACAAACATAAGATGGCTGCAGGGCACTGGAACATGATATGTCATCAGTTTCTTCTTTTGAGTTGAAATGTTGCAGGCTGAAATCTTGAAATTTGAGGAGCTGCCAGAGAAAGGTTTTGAGTTCCAGAGATTATTCAAATATCCTGATAGTGTTCTTGTTCCTTTTGACTTCTTTCACCTAAGGAGCGGCTGCAATGCTGCATGCCGCTGTTACCTGTACATGTACTGATAACCATGGGCACTTGGCTGGCTTCATCCAAGTAACTCAACCTGGTCCTTCAAATACTACAGGGACAGCAAATCGAGACTACTGTCTTATGGAGGGGGAACTAGCGTGTCATTTATCGCTGCCTCATTGGGATTGCGCTTGTCAAATTGAATGCGTACGGGAGAACCAGAGCTTCTTGGCCTCTTGGGTCCCTGCCTCCCTCCCCTGGGCGTACAAGTTCCCCACGTGAGAGTACACATCTGATGGTCTCACCTGAATCGGCACATTCCGGACAAAAGTTCCCCAAGTGGGAGTACATTTTCCGGACAAAAGTTGTATCAATATATTTGTATCTCACAGATCTTTCAACATAATATTCGATTTTGTAGCAAAGCATACTTTTGATGATCTTTTCAAATTATAGTATTTATCttctatattatattatatcGCTCGTTTATGTTACGCATCATCACGCCTTCCGCCCTTCGGCCGCAGCGCGGTGCATTAGGGACTGAATTTGTTAGAGCtctaggccatgtttagtttccctttttcccaactttggcactatgcaaaaagaagatttcccatcacatcaaacttacggtacatgcatggagtactaaatgtagacgaaattaaaaactaattgcatagttttgttgtactttgcgagacgaatcttttgagcctaattagtcaatatttggacaatattcacaaatacaaacgaaatgctacaattgcacatttatggcaaaatgcaaactttatCACTCCCAatttaggaactaaacaaggccctagtGTTTGAGGGGTGGAGGTGTGAACTTATGAGGTGGTTGAAGTGTTGCTGGGGAATGATAAGATGATGGAAAGAGGCATACTAGCAATTAGTAGCAACTAACAACACAAATAGAAATCAAGCATGAGATAACCGACCTCTGCTGCAACGAGGACGAGCTCTAATCATGTGAAGAATTTGCGTTAATAAAAAAACGTAGTTCGTTTTCAGTATGGTCTAATACTCTAATATCGGGGGGCACGAGTTACTGACTCCCGTTGTGTAACCGAAGCCAATCGACACGACTTGCAGGGGGTTCCAGGCTCCACTGCCCAGGTGGCTCACACTCCCTGGCCCACTGCCCCCTTGTccctttcccccaccgaaatccAGCGAGctctttttcaaaacaaaagaaaaccagTGAGCCGTCGACACTAATCACCGAATGAACTCGAGAAAAACACCAGCAGGGCAGAGGAACCAAGAAACGAAACACCCCCATTCCAGATTCAGCAATCCACCCACTCCCTCCCGGCCTTCCCCCGCCCCCCGAAATCCCCAAATCCCAACCCATCTTTTTGCCCCGACACCGCACCAACCTCTTCGGCTCTTCCTCCGCTCCGGGACCAGCTCCAGCACCCGGCGCGCACGCTCCCACGCCGGGCtgcgggggaggagaggagattCCCGTAGAAAGCGAGCAGGTGCGTCTCGAAAGCGGCGGTCCTTGCCGAAAGAAGCAATCCCCGAGCccggcaggagcaggaggaggagcggcagggcacgcacgcacactccCAATGGGGAgcaggagcagaggagggagcggcagcggcttgCTCATCCCCTTCTTGCTCCTCTCTCTTCACTGTAagctctctcctctctcacaATCTGTGAATTCTTTCTTCAATGTTGATGCCGCCTGCCTTGCTCTTTGATGCTGGCTCGGTGGGTGTTCTGTTTCTTTCGCAATTCGCAAATGCCGGGTCTCTCCTCTGACCGCTGCGACCGCAGGCTCGCCGGTGCTGGtgtcggcggcggggagcggcgaGCCGTACGTGGGCGTGACCATCGGCACGGCGGTGACGAACCTGCTGTCGCCGTCGGACCTGGCGGACTTCCTCCGCGCGCAGCACATCACCCGCGTCCGCCTCTACGACGCGGACCCGCGCCTGCTGTCGGCGCTGGCCTCGTCCGGGGCGCGCGCCATCGTGGGCGTCCCCAACGACGAGCTCCTCGCGCTGGGCTCCTCACCGGCGACGGCCACTGCGTGGGTGGCCCGCCGCGTGCTCCCGTTCGCGGGCGTCAACTCCAGCACTCCCAACGTCAtctccgccatcgccgtcggGGACGAGGTTCCCACCGCGCTCCCCTCCGCGCTGCCCGTGCTCCTCCCGGCCATCCggtccctcgccgccgcgctggccgccgcgaACCTGTCCTCGATCCCGGTGTCGACGCCGCTGCCCTTCTCCGTGGTGCTGGACCCGTTCCCGCCGTCGCAGGCCTTCTTCAACCAGTCCCTGGCCAAGTCCTTCATCGCGCCGCTACTCGGCCACCTCGCCAACACCTCGGCGCCGCTGATGCTGAACCTGTACCCCTACTACTCGCTGATGCAGAGCGGCGGCGTGATCCCGCTGGACAACGCGCTGTTccggccgctcccgccgtcgcaGGAGATGGTGGACCCCAACACGCTGCTCCACTACACCAACGTGTTCGACGCGATGCTCGACGCCGTGCGCGTGGCCGTGCGGAACCTCAAcgtcaccgccggcggcggggtcccGATCCTGGTGACGGAGACGGGGTGGCCGTCGTACGGTGACCGGCGGGCGGAGCCGTACGCGACGAGGGACAACGCGGACGCGTACAACTCGAACCTGATCAAGCACGTGCTGGAGGACAAGCCCGGGACGCCCATGgcccccggcgcggcggcgcagtcgAGCGCCTACATCTACGAGCTCTTCAACGAGGACCTCCGCCCCGGCCCCGTGTCGGAGGCGAACTGGGGCCTGTTCTACGGCAACGGCACGCCGGTGTACCTGCTGCACGTGTCGGGGGCTGGGGGGTTCCTGGGGAACGACACGACGGACCGGAGCTTCTGCGTGGCGGCGGACGACGCGGACGAGAAGGCGGTGCAGGCGGCCATGGACTGGGCGTGCGGTCCGGGGCGCGCCGACTGCACGGCGATCCAGCCCGGGCAGGGGTGCTACCTGCCCAACGACGTGCGCAGCCACGCGTCGTACGCCTTCGACGCCTACTACCAGTCCcagggccgcgccgccgggtcCTGCTACTTCCAGGGCGCCGGCATGGTCACCACCACCGATCCCAGTGAGTGCCCGTGCCCACTGATCCACTTCCACTCACCCTGCTCAACTCTGAACTCCCTCGCTTTCCGCTCGTCCCCGTCAGTCATGATTGAGCTTCTTTAATGTCCTGACGCGCCCAGTAGCTTAGCTTCTCGGTGTCATACAGTGTCACGGCGACATGTCCATTGGCGTAGTGTCACGGTGCAGTAGTGTTCTTGTTCTAGGGTCAATGGGAACGTAAATCGTGAAGATTTCGGCGTGGATTCGGGGTTGGAGGGACGCCATTGTCATGCTCGGAAAAAGCAGATGACGGCATTCATGGAACGCGAGGCCGGGATGGAAAGTTTGCTGGGTTTGTCCTTTTGGTTCGAGGGCTCTACAAGCTATTGGTTAGGAGAAAGGTTGCTTTTCCTGGTGGTTAGGGGCAGTAGGAGTTTAGGTTGGCAACGTTTTTGGCCTGGGGTGCTTTGGGTGGGGGAAGAACATTGAACCATATATAATCAAGCACTGAAAAGATACTTAGATGGGCTCACAACAAATGAGATCATTCGTTTGGTTGGTGTAGTTCTGTGCCATTTTctgcgagagagagagattgggaTCTAGTAGTCTACCCAGGTCCAGGGCTCCAGGCATTTCTCACTATTCACTCGCTCCTAGCACCCGCACGGACCCCGGTTGTCAGTGACTCGTCAGTAAGATTCTGTCCATGTAGCAGCACTTTTGGTTTGGCATGACTCACTACGGCGAAGC harbors:
- the LOC117845322 gene encoding glucan endo-1,3-beta-glucosidase 1 encodes the protein MGSRSRGGSGSGLLIPFLLLSLHCSPVLVSAAGSGEPYVGVTIGTAVTNLLSPSDLADFLRAQHITRVRLYDADPRLLSALASSGARAIVGVPNDELLALGSSPATATAWVARRVLPFAGVNSSTPNVISAIAVGDEVPTALPSALPVLLPAIRSLAAALAAANLSSIPVSTPLPFSVVLDPFPPSQAFFNQSLAKSFIAPLLGHLANTSAPLMLNLYPYYSLMQSGGVIPLDNALFRPLPPSQEMVDPNTLLHYTNVFDAMLDAVRVAVRNLNVTAGGGVPILVTETGWPSYGDRRAEPYATRDNADAYNSNLIKHVLEDKPGTPMAPGAAAQSSAYIYELFNEDLRPGPVSEANWGLFYGNGTPVYLLHVSGAGGFLGNDTTDRSFCVAADDADEKAVQAAMDWACGPGRADCTAIQPGQGCYLPNDVRSHASYAFDAYYQSQGRAAGSCYFQGAGMVTTTDPSHDNCLFPGSKLLSNDTKSGSANNTTTSTSDAEGSAIWRLRTGREKGFLLFLRLLLSIAVVIVTDSNFWT